The Montipora foliosa isolate CH-2021 chromosome 1, ASM3666993v2, whole genome shotgun sequence DNA segment tgacgtcatcattttctaaaatccaaaactaaacagccacgaaagtttttatcctcatcaggcataacaggcggtaaatttgtatccatttgcaattttaaagctcaatagcgtgcttcgtttggaaaccagagcattttgagtttttgagttatagcggtgcgtgacacgaggcgacgatcaagtttattgagaaatatatatttatctcatggttttgagcctttttagaatttaaagcattaggaaaagtgcttaagtacatagctgtctgttcagtacagatgatcactcgcctagatagccaaagtaagtaacagatgttgacactattttccggccgccatattggtgcaccacagatgtgcaccaacatggcgttttcatactgggctctgtaaatttctgcgaaacatttcgacgaatatctgaagtttggggaaacgcacgggcctaaaacttggagaagtgtcttcttcatttatcttctacaacatcacgaagtcttgactttttccacgagatggttttcgatttatttttttattgcgtgacagtgaaaacgatctattttgtttttgtcgcaTCTTTACTTGAATCGCAGCGTGCAAAtaatttccggtaaaatctgattggctcacatttatagcatgacacatgataacatcactcatgacaggtgggcggcagacgactcgttaagaaatcgtatcaggcgtactttttagcgccctgtctcaagaaaagtacccttgatcgcaggttagtccAGGACCTTCTCGtgggttctttctttttttctgatttataTAACCTGATTTCCGCTTTTTCATCCCATGGTCCCTAAAACATTTTGCCTTTTGTTGGTTGCATTGTTCTTCCGCCTATCCTAACTTTGATTTGAAAAACCTCTGACTTGGAGAGACAATAGTACCGAAATTCGTTGAGCATTGCTTGATGTCTTTCTTGTGGCTTGAAAGACCTGCAGGCAGTTAACATTCGAATTTTAAGTTCTTTTGTTATATACTCGACAGAATGTCGcccttctgattggtcaatgacgagtGCATCGCTACGCTATTTGACGTTGCTGGGCTGCACGGTTTTACATTAAAATGCGTTGTGTGAACAATGAGAGCTTTCCTGATTTTCTTTTGACTGAATCATTTGGTTCTCCTCTCTACTATATTACAAAGTTCAGCTGGACTTTTCGCATTTTTACTTGATTGTTTTACCACTTGCATGTCCCGTTTCGACGTTTGTCATTATTCCGTTTTTCCTTTGGCTGGATTGTTTACATTTATCTTATACTATTTCATCATCAAGTTGCTTAATAACCGTTTGTACTTTAGCGGTATCAATTTAAAGTGTCTCCTTGCATACGgtgagagctactgaaatttaaactgaccaatcagaattcagcgagagggaaaaactgtgctatccttgtgctatccgacgtcacgccaattgtttacattctgattggttagatcggtggacattcgctcaaCCTTCTGTTGTGACTTacttgaccgtcgcttctttgaactcagcgagacagaaatgactcattgttctggcaatcaatttgccaatccactttatccagtttatggattggtctagcatgtgattaacaaccaggatcgcttttgaactttattctgtagaagaagaagacgttgctgagtgaacatttttacgacgaaatcccttggtttgtactGTTCAGCACTTTTATTTCCGATAACTgatcaatcacatttggtcgtctgaccttatgaagttttttcagctcttgtttgtgtccatcatgatcgaacttcaggtgaagcgctatgctgctttatgccaacttcggtggcttgtgatgagcttgcctgctgcccaaattgttgttgtatttgggcaagattggtcttgggttggaacttaatagtgaggggaacaatttttcgttcatctgctgtgccagacaacaaacaatcctgtcGGGTGTTCCATTTGCTTGgtgagtcttgcacgaccatcgtctatcagatctggattggagttttctttcagtgattacaacttgcgatcgttctgcaaacatctacgtagcatgcagcactttttagtgactcgaggatccccggcccgttttgctgttttaaaCGGAGTCCTGCCTTTTGTGATCTTTTGTGAGCTGTTTGTCTTCCGTGCTTGtactttttcgtttgttcctggtggcacaaagtaactttgatgatttcaaaggacttgaatccttaattgaattagcgatttttttattaaggaacgattaagtgaatggtacacaaaattaggagaaactgttggttgaatagaccatatttgtagacataattatctacccagtttaagtacttagctcaacaagttgtttggctccacaagtttcagtttcaggccaggtacccgaattcacccaggtactgttgcacactaccatagttctttggaaattgaatagctctttgaacacctggttgcttgacaagaaacttgatgtgtttgttctctacattggtgaatgcagccactaactgtccattgtggataaactccagaccaactcttctttcaatttaatctttgttcttcgcagggcaTCAATAATGATGTCCCTTGTAcaatgttagtttaaagagtttgccccatttcatagggcactgtggttgccagattcactttcaaacttatcatggaaatgtaaatcaatacCTGTGAAgagtcagtcccttgaattgttgatagaaaatttatttaaatgcatattgaaacatcagttgaggaatattttttttcccactttgtgaacctaacatacattgctgccatttgtttattgcttggtcattcaatgtcttgatcacatcaagtaatttgttttttaggtattgtgtatctaatctaaaaacttaactgtttgctttttggagcccttttgtggcatatttagataggaaggaaatgttccacattttatggtaaatagttctgcatagttttaaggaacattgcagccaaatctaattgaatatgagactaaaatatgctgtttgacattttgtgaatttaaagactattaatattgtttgcgcttgttttaaaaggcttaaggttggcactcaaaagtgttccttctatgatcttattctgtaaagattaccttcgGAGAATTGGATcaaggccagttttttcttctagcttctttccccagtgccctctgagaatggagttgatttggttttgcccaatgttgaaagatgaaacaatgcctaaaccagccagccacaaggaatacttcatggtgcttttttacaaacatgggcatgagggtgctcgtaagcatctgagcattgtttcgcatgcttaagtgttattgtaaataatctatttctctaagagagtgttcttttcttgttggtcattcaaaacttgttggaatagcttgtttgagctgttggatagacgcagaacatttgatgaggccctcctggggagaggagtccttgttccctttacatatttgcttgtgtttccttgttccccaaattactttcaaacttgttcccagctttttgatccctaaaatttaaattggttttcttcccttgttccctaaaatattttgatattgttaaaaaaaccagcgaggaacattaaattttagttacctaaattttgaaattttagatactagatattttattcatattcttacatttttatgtatgtatttctttttttctttaatattattttgtggaaaacctgtaaaatagcttcagctaAGTGTTTCTATccacgttaaataaagattatgtatgtatgtatgtatgttactctgttccccagtttaaattagccatgttcttttCTTCCCCAAACCCCCgggagtgcctctttgttgaacttgatgttgattctcttattggcctaATAGCAATTCACTgttgaattgcaagacacagcaagttcttatttgggattgagggaaaaataaattttcgcacaataaaagaaacacaattttgactgccccttctagatcttgctcttttcagacatgaaccaggttgtttgcacctttctggcgacctgcgggagggcaagctctagaaactcTGCCTTAGCGAGCCTTccactgaaaaactttccaagtctggctttccggtgttaggggccgaggtttttgtgcaaaattcatcagcggcttccttgcagcttctaaaaggtgttccttcgggcaatggttagtaaacgttttgtagtgcttatacaaattttcgctacttgaaaatgtatgttcaccgaaaaaaatatcagcttgacaatttttctttcccgatactccatttaaaataaacGTGAGCGCCATTAgtaataaagggccagaaaaccatttaaaacattttgtggcaatttttttgtaaacaaacttgggttgtcggcgagcagaattcgtaCGTGacctgttgtgctttggcttttatttgtgctttttctaactattctaagacgaattcaggctggtattttcgaatcaagtgcaagaagacggcaaaaccgtatcgatatttatttgagttaacttcgcgaataaagactttgaCCGCGTCCTTGCGTAGATcaacaacaatgtcatttacgaacaaccgaaatgcactgtttccggtgaaggggcaaatgattgacaggatagcacggttttgactgccgcgcgcactgcgggcgcaggttccgtatgcaaggctaTGCTCTCtctcaagaaaataaaaaagggaaaaagtgaACGAGAGGGAAATGGGTACTGATAAACGCCCATCAACAAGGAGTGGTTGCAAAGTAGACATATATTTGCATATTAGGTTCCCGTCGTATGAGGGGAGGGTCTGTCTCTTCGTCAAAGATTTCGTAAAAACCTGCAATATCTTCCgttatttcatttatttggtTGTGAGGCAACTTTTTACAATGATTGATGGTGAAAATTCTTCCACAAATTTGGTCTCCTCGCCCTCAGACGCGGCTGTGCAATTGCAGGAGTTGGATCCGTTGACTCTTGGTGCATCGGAAGAAGTCAACACATCCAATGTTTGTGGCAGTAAAAGAAACAATTCCCACAGGTCGAAAACTAACGTCGGTGTTGAAAAGTTCATTCCAGGAGTATTATACTTGCGGAAGAAATCTCCTTTGAATTCTCCATATAACCTTACCTTCAACGAACATTCAATGGAAAACGAGCTCGAGCTAAACGTCAATTATAGCCTGAAAGAGGAAGCTGATGACTTAACATCGAACTGTGCAAGCGTTGAAggtaaaacaaatgaaacaagacGTGATGAGGCAAATACAGAGGCATCGGGGATAACAACAACTGTTGTGTCGGAGGGACTTTCGTTTATGGAAAGTACTCGAGGGATTGTTATAGTAGAAGATGTTGCTTTAGATCAGATTCATGAATTCATCACTGATCATGCTGCGAATATCCAAGATCACAACCCAAGTAATAATGTACTTTTTGAGTGCCAGTCTGTTAGAAGACGACGTACCAGCGAGGATAAAAAATATTCACAGCCGATTGGCTCTTCTGAAAATTGTGAACTTAGAGGGTCATTGCACGTAACGACGTCGTCTAGTGAAACTCTCGATAAGGAATCCTCGGAAATCTTCAGGAAAAGATTTGAAGATCTCGACACAAAAGAAATTGCAGAGGCTCTCACAAACGAACTAAAAAAATATTCAATACCACAGGCAGTTTTTGCTCGAAAAGTTTTAAATCGATCTCAAGGGACGTTAAGTGATGTTTTGAGAAAGCCAAAACCTTGGAAGGAACTCAGGGGAGGACGAGAAATTTTTCGGAAAATGAAGGAATGGTTGGATTTACCAGAAGTTAAACGGATACCACAACTTAGGACAGAAGGTGAGGGGGTTAACCAATTTGTACGGAAGGTGCTTTTGCTAATGAAGCCCTCTGTAGTCTAGGTGTAATTTTTTATTCTATGCTTTTCTGTATCAGTCAAATCAAAGTTTCCATAagctttccccccccccccccccacccccacggGCAACCCCCTGAGCTTTCGGTTATTCGAATCCCTCCCAGACAAATGCAGAGCAATctagaataccctgccactatTGTATTCTTGTAGCAGCATCctttgaagaacaaggcataCAACAATACGTGCTAGTCATACATGGTTGTATACAAATTAAGTGGACAAGCACAtgtattctagaatctagctATAAATCCTCCTCATCAGTGCCTTTTGCAGGGGTTTCAAAATGTTTTGAACTAGGCAGCCGACTCTGGAAAAGTAGGCGGCTGCGATAACTGAGGGGCCGCAAGACCCCTGAAGctggagagggggggggggggggggtgtagaGGCATGCTTCcccaaaaattttaaaatctaGAAGCTTGGAAATGCCATTTTCAGCATTCTAGTATTGATTTCAGCCAATGACAGTTTCATTCAAAATCTCCATTTTGAAAGGCAGAAATAAGTGAAATGAGACAGTCATGTTTCGAAATGTGGGTTTAGATTTCACTTCGCTTCCACATGTGCAAATACTCGGCAgctgaatgaaaaaaaaaagttgcgcTTTGCTCAATTTAAATTGTCGCTATTAGCAGAATAATTTTAGATTTCAACACTCATGCTAGTTTGATTCAAGACCTTTCATCCTTCCTTAATAATTCAGAGGAGTATGAATCGCTTCTATAATGCATTTGGGCACCACGCGTAGCTAGACCATAATCTAACCATCCATTAACTGTTCTTTTGATAGGACTTAATTTGTACAGACagcaaaatttgcatttttcaatGAGTTTCATTTCAATAGACATGACTCCCTTAACTATCAAATCAGTCAGCAGCAGTTTATTTAAGTATCGataaatataataaacaacGTAGTACCGGTAATCATAGGGTCGAGTGAAGGACAACAAAGTCCGGCAAGTTGTTAAATGATTACCAATGTGTATTGATCAAATTTCTTCACCTAACTGAGGATTGTGACATTCTGGacccaaatgaaaaaatagtgTGTACAGTTCGATATTGTCGTTTCTCTGCCATGCTGTCAGCTGGTAGTGATGGTAGCAActgaaagaagaagaagaaaaagtgaTCAAATTCACCGAATGCCCAAACAAGCTTGGCCTGGCCACTTACTTACAAAGCTTACATCCTATTGCATTGAGTGTGAAGTTACTCTGCTGTCTTAAAGATTAATCGATAAGAAGCAATGCCGAGATTGTTTGTCAAAAGCTGTTTGTTATGACTAGAGTAGCCGGCGACATACGATCAAGTCGCCGGCGGAACTCCGGCAGTCACCAGCTTGTTTTGAAACCACTTCTTTTGGTAAACATTAAATTATGGATGATGAGATGTTCCTATCCATGTTGAATTTTAAGAGACCAATGTTGTTTGCAAGAGAGGCATTTGTAGCACTTCGGAACATCTGAAGGTCTTCAAAAATTGGCACAGAAACTAAATTAAGGATTTTCAAGAGCAACGTTCTGGGAGTCCTCCTTTATGGTGCAGAGTCTTGGAAGGTCTTACAATCCATATGCTATAAGATAGATGTATTCCAAACAAGATTTCTCAGGAGAATACTCAGGATTTTCTGGCCAAGAACTATCTCTAATGACAATCTTTACCGCAGAACCAACACAGCACCACTAACAGTTGAGATCAGAAAGGGGAGGTGGCAGTGGTTGGGACACATCAACAGAATGGCCCCAAATGCCATCCCCAGGGTTGCAATGAGATGGATTCCTGCTGGGAAGAGGAAAAGAGGATGTCCCAAAACGACATGGAGAAGATCAGTGGAAAAAGACGCAGGCTGGATGGACCTGGAGCCAGATTCAATGGTGGTCATCTGACAGACAGCACTGGAATTCTTTGGTGATGGCCTTATGTGCCACCTAACATGATGAGGATTAAGTAGTGTTGCTTTTAACTGTGTTAGGTTGTACATATTTTTTATGCTAGTAAACTTCATTTAGTAAACAGATTAAAGCTTTTCCAAGTCAATGTTTTCCATACAGAAATGGATAATGCACAATTCTTGTAATGACTATACCATCTGTGTAACGACAAACACATAACACAAAAACTAGGGGCTATGGCTGAATCCCCCACTCATCCCTGGCATTGACAAGTTCCCTACTtagggaaaacaaaagattgcaAAATTCCCTGCTAGAGAAGAAAACGAAGAATCATTTGCAGGAGGGAATGTTGAAGCAGTTGTTTCTATTTTGACTAAGTTGCCCAATATCACCACAGTGGAAGAGATGAACATTTTTCAGTGATGCCCTGGGACACTGGTGATTGCCCAAGTTCAATTTCTAGTGCTGGTGCTCTGTCAACTTACTAGAGGAAGGCATTCCTGTACGCTTCTCATGTACGTTGTAGCTCTGCAAGGACTAGGTGTGGAGATAAGATgctcaaaaactaacatttgatttgaattgCATTAATTTGATTTCTTGTTGGGGTGCAGCAATGGAatagtgatgagagcactcgcctcccaccaatatggcccgggttcgattcccagacttggcgtcatatgtgggttcagagtttgttagttctctactctgcactgagaggttttctccgggtactccggtttcccctctcctcaaacaccaacatttgacttgatttgcgttacttgttaatttcagtttacagtgtccccaattagtgctccagtgctagaagacttgacatttaaataaagttcctttcctttcctttcctttcgtgcACACCTCCAATGCTTGAGTGAACAAGTGACCAGATATTGAATAGGTACTTTATTAAGTCAAAGGTAGCATACACTGTAGTGTGTGATTTTGTTTCTGCTAAAACAAATGGGTtacttgcttttgttttgcacgATTCAAGACTGTAGAAAACTGGTACCATATTTACCGGTACTTGTGTACTGAAGTCGACCCTTTATGACCTAAAAATCATCCCAAAAAACTGTCCTCGACTTATACTCAAGTCATACTGATAGCCTGATTGGTGGCCTTTAGGTAGAACTATCAGATAATTAGCACAGCAATTGCCTATAAAAATCTGCATAAAAATCAACTTTATAAAACAAGATCCGATTGTCTTAGTGTTAAATGAGCTTGGCTGGGCATCTCGTTGTCAACAGGAAAGTTTGGAGTAACCAAAAAATGTAAGTGGGTTAAATGCAAACCTCTGGACATGCCTCTTAGACTGCTGTCATATTTGTAACTTTTCAGATCAGGCATTTTTAGTACAGCGAACTGACGTTTGTTTCACTTCATTGAACAATCTCAGTAGCTTAGTGACCAGCCAAACGTTTGCCAAGGTGGTGGTTTAtttaccttttttcaaattctttgGTCTtttcatctacatgtacatctccTTTTTATGTCAATGTTAAGATAAAGGTTATTTTCAAATAAGAAGATTTAATTTTCAACATGGCTCACATGAAAAGATAGAAAACACTTCCTCAAGTAAACTGAAATACTTGTGTCATTGCATGTTACAAGAGGTGATAAACTTCACTTACAGCAGTTTCTTTGTGTCCACTTTAATTGCAAAACAATTCTCATAAATGTGACATTGACTTTTAGGAGAAATTACATTGATGTGTGTGTTTCAGCTTTTTAGgcagaaattaagaaaaatcagtttttaggCCTTGAAAATGGTGACAGATTTAAAGGTGTTTAAAGTACAGGTTACTTTCCACAGGTCATTCGTTAGAAGATCTTTACTATAATGCTAAACTTATGCCTCGTTAGGCCTAATATTTGCTATATTGAAGGTTTTGGGTTGCTTcagtattggtaaaacaatgacttataatgagtgacctgtggagTGTGATATGTCTTTTAAACCTGCTGTGAAAATGGGGGGTCAGCTTATACACGAGTAAATACAGTAATTTGATTCCTTGTATTtaatattttgtgaaaaaaagttgaagtttCGTAGTAATGAGAGGGAACATTTAAAGATACTAATTCATATTCTCTGTTAGTTTCAAGTGTATTCTAtgtatttataattttgtaataaattattcCACGAGCTACGTGTACACAACAGAATGAACTGGGACACTTAACATGAGTAGTCAACAAATCAATCATTACATTGTGAATCAAATCAACTGTTGACAGGTAACATGGGAGAGTTTCTCTGCACTTTGCATGTAGATAAGTTCACTACCCTGAAAACTATGTCGGATCACTCCAGCATGGTATCGCTCTGCAAGGCCTTGCGTTCAGTAAGAGGCATTTTCCACTCAGTTAACATTTCAGGAGTCTCAGTTGGAATGGTCCATTTTGGTTCGTTTTAACCGGTCAGACCAAAATGTCCCTTTCTGTAGGGCCAATCAAGTCGTTGTTGTGTTTGTGACAAACTCTCACTGGTTGGGGCTTGGGTTTGGTTTGTGAAACAGGAAATTAACATGGCATGGGCACATGGAATTGCTGACATTTCAAAGTGAAATTTCTGTTGAACAGAACCACTTTGTAAGACAGGGCCAATTTATTTCCTCATTTCAAAGGGCTGGAAATTCGAACTATTACATGTATGCAGACGTCATTGCAAAAAACTGAAACAAAGATTACCTTCACAGTTCAGAATTCTACCAACTGAGGCAGAAGGGCAGATCTAGGAGAAGGTGCTTaccccctcccttcccccacCTGATATGACCTGTTGCTTTCTAAAATAAGTAGTATtctgtaaaaaaataaataatacccAACACCTGTCAGTTAAGTCTTTTTTAGGGGTGCACTCCCTTATAAGAAAAATCCTGAATCAGTCAGTCCCTGGTCTCTGGTAGCAACCAACAAACTTCAATCTCATGAGACAGTAAGTTTGTTATTGTAAACTGGAATGCTTTGGTGAATAATTTTTGTGATCCCTTTCTCAAAAATGAATATTTCTCTTGGCAATGATATCATGCTCCCTGGATGGTGATCCAACATCCAAACGATGACCTGGCTTTTCTTTCCTCAGTTTCTTGATTGATATTAATTTTCTGTCTCTTTCTTGATGTTGCAAAGCTGCTTTGGAGCTTGATGCAAAAGCAAGAAGACCAGACCTTAATGGCCATGGATCGAAAAAGTCAAGGCTTCATTTCACAGCTTCTCAAAAGAGAGCACTGTTTGCTATTTTCAAGGAAACTAAGAAGCCCTCAAAGGAAATGCAGAATGCACTTGCTGAAGAACTGGGCCTTGAAAGGGGAACTGTGGCAAACTTTTTTATGAATGCGAGACGAAGGCATCCAGATGTTTAAAGGTATGTACAATACCTCTGGGAATGACTACATTCCTCTTCATTACGACCATCTACATGAGCGTCTTTATAGTTAAATGCTTTGGAAAAAAGTACTTGACTACATGTAGTCACAAAGTGATCTGTCTTCATCTGTTTTGTGTTTAGGCAAATTTGTCTTTTCCCTGAGAAGAGGTCAGGGCTATCAAGCATTAGTATATATATTGCACAtccttaaagtgcacctaaccccaagatatttttttcgctaaaatgaatctttgcacctgttcgaaacgcattgcggccatcttTCCATTATACTAACAAATCctgtcattttataggcttcaaaagttgcaaaaaaCGAAGCATCTTTttttcacgaccgagtcagaaggggagtgggtctattcatgatttgacgtcacaatctactttgcatgcatttttacaaagagttaatgcaatgtaaatcagtttctgatgtcaaatcaggaatagacccactccccttctgactcggttgtgaacaaaagatgcttggattttcgcaactttcgaagcctataaattggcaggatttgttagaaaaaggaaaaaaatggccgaaatgcgtttcgaacaggtgcaaagattcattttagcgcaaaaaatattttggggttaggtgcactttaaaagaTTTGTGCTAATGAATCAGAAATTTGAATGTTGGGAACAGTTTTCATCATTCCTTAAATTTTGAACCTATTGACGTCTTTCTCATCAACTATATTTTTATTGGTACTCTTTCACGGTACCTAACTGTAATATTATTAGGGAATTTCCAATGACAGTGAGCCACGTCCTGTTGCCTTGGGTGTCTTGCCACTATCTCCAAATTGTCCGCCTCATTACAGAtcaaattgttattattattgttaattttattctCAGTATCCTTGCTGAtcttcctgggtaaatatcaaacgtttcttattattattattatgatcatcatcatcatcatcattatcattgttattattattattaatggtaATTGGACTGAATAGAGTACTATTCAGAGAGTAATCGGTCGAGTGATTTGCGCGAGGCCTACCGGTATTTGAAATCTGTACGACACAAAGTTCTATTATCAATTAATCGTAACTATGACAAAATGCGAGAAGATTATGGTGTTAAAATTTTTATAGCCTAACCAGCTCAacttttcttagtttttttaaaggggtgctgtgatgaaaaaatcaaatcttttttctttggatttcaaaactatgttaactaaacaacaagtgacccaagttttaagccttaatttaaaaaaagacacttgtATATtttactggaattttcctatttaatggtccgccattactaactttaaaatcttgagatagctggttgaggagaaaatgacgtcaatgaCTCACTAGATTAAGAATACAATGCGTTTGAatgcgactgaattaatatgctgcacgggagtttcgggctttcagatttttaaactcttgTTTTGCATACAGTACATAACAAACTGCATTTACACGGTGAAATTGAAGttattgagtgaatgacgtcacttttccctagatccaaccctct contains these protein-coding regions:
- the LOC138006675 gene encoding homeobox protein ceh-38-like isoform X1 gives rise to the protein MIDGENSSTNLVSSPSDAAVQLQELDPLTLGASEEVNTSNVCGSKRNNSHRSKTNVGVEKFIPGVLYLRKKSPLNSPYNLTFNEHSMENELELNVNYSLKEEADDLTSNCASVEGKTNETRRDEANTEASGITTTVVSEGLSFMESTRGIVIVEDVALDQIHEFITDHAANIQDHNPSNNVLFECQSVRRRRTSEDKKYSQPIGSSENCELRGSLHVTTSSSETLDKESSEIFRKRFEDLDTKEIAEALTNELKKYSIPQAVFARKVLNRSQGTLSDVLRKPKPWKELRGGREIFRKMKEWLDLPEVKRIPQLRTEAALELDAKARRPDLNGHGSKKSRLHFTASQKRALFAIFKETKKPSKEMQNALAEELGLERGTVANFFMNARRRHPDV
- the LOC138006675 gene encoding homeobox protein ceh-38-like isoform X2, with amino-acid sequence MIDGENSSTNLVSSPSDAAVQLQELDPLTLGASEEVNTSNVCGSKRNNSHRSKTNVGVEKFIPGVLYLRKKSPLNSPYNLTFNEHSMENELELNVNYSLKEEADDLTSNCASVEGKTNETRRDEANTEASGITTTVVSEGLSFMESTRGIVIVEDVALDQIHEFITDHAANIQDHNPSNNVLFECQSVRRRRTSEDKKYSQPIGSSENCELRGSLHVTTSSSETLDKESSEIFRKRFEDLDTKEIAEALTNELKKYSIPQAVFARKVLNRSQGTLSDVLRKPKPWKELRGGREIFRKMKEWLDLPEVKRIPQLRTEEPTQHH